A window from Crocosphaera sp. UHCC 0190 encodes these proteins:
- a CDS encoding DUF5331 domain-containing protein, with translation MITLMDSRNWWHKTPNDGKRPCADIILGVITALEPKLSVWMLPFCQLNSDGNKLIEVLGLHFDPEKELKKRAEERAKLPPVVPSEIDEIERIRQQLSKGEI, from the coding sequence ATGATTACTTTAATGGACTCTAGAAATTGGTGGCATAAAACGCCCAATGATGGTAAACGTCCTTGTGCTGACATAATTTTAGGAGTAATTACTGCCCTAGAACCAAAATTATCTGTCTGGATGTTACCTTTTTGTCAACTTAATTCAGATGGGAATAAGCTTATAGAAGTTCTGGGATTACATTTTGATCCTGAGAAGGAACTAAAAAAAAGAGCAGAAGAAAGGGCAAAATTACCTCCAGTAGTACCATCAGAAATCGATGAAATCGAACGAATTAGACAACAATTAAGCAAAGGAGAAATCTAA